One window of Paenibacillus albicereus genomic DNA carries:
- a CDS encoding sensor histidine kinase — MPASWLSNRLRRSGLGSARPKQAKTLRTRLIIGFVGVTAPLVLLLLWNNLYSTSVVRSQVAQSNRSLLTMYLSDMDKVLEEVQNYLFKTAEQNRDLMTLSQNERGGWDYYRAKTQAASDLGANTNYYEAADVLFAYSSRYEDLFLAQQQNVTFERKERIVSRLRDVLRAGPGADTPYTGWTLEELDGSHALLRVVDNGYGSAVGAWVDLGRLMAPLHELGTGGKGFAVLTSGAGEPLTELAPELRRGLDAGTPGALAEALDGYAIADVPQPHLLVAKDSRMADMRLLLLMPEKSLLEGLPYFRYLTYAVPVLAAVLLGVYLYVLQRAVVMPMYRLIRGMRKIRAGDLSARLPDSRLPEFDTINETFNGMAAQIQHLKIDIYEEKIRTQKAELKHLQAQIQPHFFMNSLNIVYQLAQIRSYDIIQSIALHLVRYFRFTINTGAASVAVRDELEHIRDYLTIQKHRFPQSLEFGFEVEPGLEAFQLPPLSVQPLVENAMVHGFKSSGGGPFRIDVTVRRVDAAQSRTASGGAAVRIEVKDNGKGIAEDALGPLLERIHAAEPGERHVGLWNVVRRCRLYYGAPVRIELENGEDGGLRAALELPRSPEPEAPAAGKERMA, encoded by the coding sequence ATGCCGGCCTCATGGCTGTCCAACCGCCTGCGCCGCAGCGGGCTCGGCTCGGCCCGCCCGAAGCAGGCCAAGACGCTCCGGACCCGCCTCATCATCGGCTTCGTCGGCGTGACGGCGCCGCTCGTGCTGCTGCTGCTGTGGAACAACCTGTACTCGACGTCGGTCGTCCGCTCCCAGGTCGCCCAGTCCAACCGCAGCCTGCTGACGATGTACCTGAGCGATATGGACAAGGTGCTGGAGGAAGTCCAGAACTACCTGTTCAAGACGGCCGAGCAGAACCGCGACCTGATGACGCTCTCGCAGAACGAGCGGGGCGGCTGGGACTACTACCGGGCCAAGACGCAGGCGGCGTCCGATCTCGGCGCGAACACGAACTACTACGAAGCGGCCGACGTGCTGTTCGCCTACAGCTCCCGCTACGAGGACCTGTTCCTCGCCCAGCAGCAGAACGTCACGTTCGAGCGCAAGGAGCGCATCGTCTCGCGGCTGCGGGACGTGCTGCGCGCCGGCCCTGGAGCGGATACGCCCTATACGGGCTGGACGCTGGAGGAGCTGGACGGCTCCCATGCGCTGCTGCGCGTCGTCGACAACGGCTACGGCTCGGCGGTCGGCGCCTGGGTCGATCTCGGCCGGCTGATGGCGCCGCTGCACGAGCTCGGCACGGGAGGCAAAGGCTTCGCCGTGCTGACAAGCGGAGCCGGCGAGCCGCTGACCGAGCTCGCCCCCGAGCTGCGGCGCGGCCTCGACGCGGGCACGCCGGGAGCGCTGGCCGAGGCGCTGGACGGCTACGCGATCGCGGACGTGCCGCAGCCCCATCTGCTTGTCGCCAAGGATTCGCGCATGGCGGACATGCGGCTGCTGCTGCTCATGCCCGAGAAGTCGCTGCTGGAGGGACTGCCGTATTTCCGCTACCTGACCTATGCGGTTCCGGTGCTGGCGGCGGTGCTGCTCGGCGTGTACCTGTACGTCCTCCAGCGGGCCGTCGTCATGCCGATGTACCGGCTCATCCGCGGCATGCGCAAGATCCGCGCCGGCGATCTGAGCGCGAGGCTGCCGGACAGCCGGCTTCCGGAGTTCGATACGATCAACGAGACGTTCAACGGCATGGCGGCGCAGATCCAGCATCTGAAAATCGACATCTACGAGGAGAAGATCCGCACGCAAAAAGCCGAGCTCAAGCATCTTCAGGCGCAGATCCAGCCTCATTTCTTCATGAACTCGCTCAACATCGTCTATCAGCTCGCGCAAATCCGCAGCTACGACATCATCCAAAGCATCGCGCTGCATCTGGTGCGGTATTTCCGCTTCACGATCAATACCGGCGCGGCGTCGGTGGCGGTGCGCGACGAGCTGGAGCATATCCGCGACTACCTGACGATCCAGAAGCACCGCTTTCCGCAGTCGCTGGAATTCGGCTTCGAGGTCGAGCCTGGTCTGGAGGCGTTCCAGCTGCCGCCCCTGTCGGTGCAGCCGCTCGTCGAGAACGCGATGGTGCACGGCTTCAAATCCAGCGGAGGCGGTCCGTTCCGCATCGACGTGACGGTCCGGCGGGTCGACGCGGCACAATCAAGGACGGCGTCCGGCGGAGCGGCGGTCCGCATCGAGGTCAAGGACAACGGCAAGGGCATCGCAGAGGATGCGCTCGGACCGCTGCTGGAGCGGATTCACGCGGCCGAGCCGGGCGAGCGCCACGTCGGCTTGTGGAACGTCGTCCGGCGCTGCCGCCTGTATTACGGCGCGCCGGTGCGGATCGAGCTGGAGAACGGGGAGGACGGCGGACTGAGGGCGGCGCTGGAGCTGCCTCGGTCCCCGGAGCCCGAAGCTCCGGCGGCAGGAAAGGAGCGGATGGCATGA
- a CDS encoding ABC transporter substrate-binding protein produces the protein MTDINLERSAQRARRLRLLAAAGALALLLAALAAWLAGSAGRSRDEEPSGAAVPAVRAADRLVLMFPASVTPPDLPLVQAEMNRYLLGKLDASVEIKPVDMSSWWDRTGLVYASGSQVDLMFTAGWMRFGDEVSRGRFLPLDELLQRAGAGISRVLDPEILRASRIGGKLYGIPTNKEFAASKGIVLRADLVEKYGIRLDTVRTLADLGPVLETIKRGEPALTPLQVRADRSPLTFLLQYGLFDMLGDGPGVLERAGGSLRVVNLAATETYRDYARLMQEWKLKGYLNADAVTSRDSEYEAVKAGAAFAFAESMKPGFEIQASRNTGMPMVAVELTKPYTTTADVTSAMFAIPRTSRHPEKAMRLLELLYTDRDLLNLLDWGIEGKHYVVRPDGRIAYPPGVDARSVRYNFNLPWMFGNQLNSYLWDNEDPQQWDNYRRFNEQAEPSKALGFVFDPAPVSNEIAACSRVDEEFSPALITGELDPDAVIPMYLERLKAAGADKVIAEKQRQLDAWLAAGGASAGEGES, from the coding sequence ATGACCGACATCAACCTCGAACGGAGCGCGCAGCGCGCCCGCCGCCTTCGCCTGCTGGCTGCCGCCGGCGCGCTGGCGCTGCTGCTCGCCGCCCTGGCGGCGTGGCTGGCCGGGAGCGCCGGGCGCTCCCGGGACGAAGAGCCGTCCGGCGCCGCCGTTCCGGCCGTCCGGGCGGCCGACCGCCTCGTGCTCATGTTCCCGGCGAGCGTCACGCCGCCGGACCTGCCGCTCGTGCAGGCGGAGATGAACCGCTACCTGCTCGGCAAGCTGGACGCATCCGTCGAGATCAAGCCGGTCGACATGAGCAGCTGGTGGGACCGGACGGGACTCGTCTACGCCTCAGGCAGCCAGGTGGACCTCATGTTCACCGCCGGCTGGATGCGCTTCGGCGACGAGGTGTCGCGCGGCCGCTTCCTGCCGCTCGACGAGCTGCTGCAGCGCGCGGGCGCGGGCATCAGCCGCGTGCTCGATCCGGAGATCCTGCGCGCGAGCCGCATCGGCGGCAAGCTGTACGGCATCCCGACGAACAAGGAGTTCGCCGCGAGCAAGGGCATCGTCCTGCGCGCCGACCTCGTGGAGAAATACGGCATCCGCCTGGACACTGTCCGCACGCTCGCCGATCTCGGGCCGGTCCTGGAGACGATCAAGCGGGGGGAGCCGGCTCTGACGCCGCTGCAGGTCCGCGCCGACCGCAGTCCGCTGACGTTCCTGCTCCAATACGGCCTGTTCGACATGCTCGGCGACGGCCCTGGCGTGCTCGAGCGCGCGGGCGGCAGCCTGCGGGTGGTGAACCTTGCCGCGACGGAGACCTATCGGGACTACGCGCGGCTCATGCAGGAGTGGAAGCTCAAGGGCTACCTGAACGCCGACGCGGTCACCTCCCGCGACAGCGAGTACGAGGCGGTGAAGGCCGGAGCCGCCTTCGCCTTCGCGGAGTCGATGAAGCCGGGCTTCGAGATCCAGGCGTCGCGCAACACTGGCATGCCGATGGTCGCCGTCGAGCTGACCAAGCCGTATACGACGACGGCGGACGTGACGAGCGCGATGTTCGCCATCCCGCGAACGTCCCGTCACCCGGAGAAGGCGATGCGGCTGCTGGAGCTCCTTTATACGGACCGCGATCTGCTCAATCTGCTGGACTGGGGCATCGAGGGCAAGCATTACGTCGTGCGGCCGGACGGGCGCATCGCCTATCCGCCGGGAGTGGACGCGCGTTCGGTCCGCTACAATTTCAACCTGCCCTGGATGTTCGGCAACCAGCTCAATTCCTACTTGTGGGACAACGAGGATCCGCAGCAATGGGACAACTACCGCCGCTTCAACGAGCAGGCGGAGCCGTCCAAGGCGCTCGGCTTCGTGTTCGACCCGGCGCCGGTCAGCAACGAGATCGCCGCCTGCAGCCGCGTCGACGAGGAATTCTCGCCCGCGCTCATCACCGGCGAGCTCGATCCGGACGCCGTCATACCAATGTATCTGGAGCGGCTGAAGGCCGCCGGCGCGGACAAGGTCATCGCGGAGAAGCAGCGGCAGCTCGACGCCTGGCTCGCCGCGGGCGGAGCTTCTGCGGGAGAGGGGGAGTCCTGA
- a CDS encoding AraC family transcriptional regulator → MQRQAHLLTLPEQPYFILPESVGAYRDYPEHEVVRESGALNNFNIHFVVSGKGYVRTEAGLQELTQGQAVLYFPHSAQQYGSSKDDPWEVRWIHFYGGRLRDYMIERGFHQNLLWKLRQPLAWIEAHQALLEEAETSSMTRPALLSTLAYGVLAEFVQQAVPLGSPSASPAEERILSLLPLLEEEAAKPFVLQEWAERAGVSPHYFCRLFKGALDMTPSGFVTRARLQRAKQWLLERREANIGEIAEEAGYPSASYFNKRFQEHEGMTPTEYRKLFRG, encoded by the coding sequence ATGCAGCGACAAGCGCATCTGCTCACGCTCCCGGAGCAGCCTTATTTCATCCTGCCGGAATCGGTCGGCGCCTACCGCGACTACCCGGAGCATGAGGTGGTGCGCGAGAGCGGGGCGCTCAACAATTTCAACATCCACTTTGTCGTCTCCGGCAAAGGGTACGTACGGACGGAGGCGGGCCTGCAGGAGCTGACGCAAGGGCAGGCGGTGCTGTATTTTCCGCATTCGGCCCAGCAATACGGCAGCAGCAAGGACGATCCGTGGGAGGTGCGCTGGATCCACTTCTACGGAGGGCGGCTGCGGGACTACATGATCGAGCGGGGGTTTCATCAGAACCTGCTTTGGAAGCTGCGCCAGCCGCTCGCCTGGATCGAGGCGCACCAAGCGCTGCTCGAGGAAGCGGAGACGAGCAGCATGACGAGGCCCGCGCTGCTGTCGACGCTCGCCTACGGCGTGCTGGCCGAATTCGTGCAGCAGGCGGTCCCGCTTGGCTCCCCTTCCGCCAGCCCGGCGGAGGAGCGCATCCTTTCCCTGCTGCCCCTGCTCGAAGAGGAGGCGGCCAAGCCGTTTGTTCTGCAGGAATGGGCGGAGCGGGCCGGCGTCAGCCCCCATTATTTCTGCCGGCTGTTCAAGGGTGCGCTGGACATGACGCCGAGCGGGTTCGTCACGCGGGCCCGCCTGCAGCGGGCCAAGCAGTGGCTGCTGGAGCGTCGCGAGGCCAACATCGGCGAGATCGCGGAGGAGGCGGGGTATCCGAGCGCGAGCTATTTCAACAAGCGGTTCCAGGAGCATGAAGGCATGACGCCGACCGAGTACCGCAAGCTGTTCCGCGGCTGA
- a CDS encoding Gfo/Idh/MocA family protein has protein sequence MTTPAKLRWGVLGAAGIARRSVIPGLQRSQHNEVKALASRDGEKARQTADEFGIEAAYGSYEELLSDPAIEAVYIPLPNHLHREWTIRALEAGKHVLCEKPLALTAAEAEEMALAAQKAGRQLAEAFMYRHHPRYAMIREVVASGELGELRSLHATFTFNSAGSSGNVRFVKEWGGGGLYDVGCYPITAARLLLGAEPEAVTARALFSPEHGGVDMMASGLLEFPGGIAATFDCGMWGAYRNTLELLGTEGFLEVPSAFVAGTEGETGFYVTTGSGRRYVEVPQVDHFSLEADDFARTVRLGEPQRFPPQDAVANMRVLEACLRSAEQRVRVELQPVSAGSAEAAAAVEAMDSADGAGSVPASDSFQSKGDPS, from the coding sequence ATGACCACTCCAGCCAAGCTGCGCTGGGGCGTGCTCGGAGCGGCGGGCATCGCCCGCCGCTCCGTCATCCCCGGCCTGCAGCGCTCGCAGCACAATGAAGTGAAAGCCCTTGCAAGCCGAGACGGGGAAAAAGCCCGGCAGACGGCCGACGAATTCGGCATCGAAGCGGCGTACGGCAGCTACGAGGAGCTGCTGTCCGACCCGGCGATCGAGGCGGTCTACATCCCGCTGCCGAACCATCTGCACCGCGAATGGACGATCCGCGCCCTGGAGGCCGGCAAGCATGTGCTCTGCGAGAAGCCGCTCGCGCTCACCGCCGCCGAGGCGGAGGAGATGGCGCTCGCCGCGCAGAAGGCCGGCCGCCAGCTGGCCGAGGCGTTCATGTACCGGCATCACCCGCGCTACGCGATGATCCGCGAGGTCGTCGCCTCCGGCGAGCTCGGCGAGCTCCGCAGCCTGCACGCGACGTTCACCTTCAACAGCGCGGGCAGCTCCGGCAACGTGCGCTTCGTCAAGGAATGGGGCGGAGGCGGGCTCTACGATGTCGGCTGCTACCCGATCACCGCCGCGCGCCTGCTGCTCGGCGCCGAGCCGGAGGCGGTCACGGCGCGCGCGCTGTTCTCCCCGGAGCACGGCGGCGTCGACATGATGGCGAGCGGGCTGCTGGAGTTCCCCGGCGGCATCGCCGCGACGTTCGACTGCGGCATGTGGGGCGCGTACCGCAATACGCTCGAGCTGCTGGGCACGGAGGGCTTTTTGGAGGTGCCGAGCGCGTTCGTCGCCGGGACCGAAGGCGAGACCGGCTTTTACGTGACGACGGGCAGCGGCCGCCGCTACGTCGAGGTGCCGCAGGTCGACCACTTCTCGCTGGAGGCCGACGACTTCGCCCGCACCGTGCGTCTGGGCGAGCCGCAGCGCTTCCCGCCGCAGGATGCCGTGGCGAACATGCGCGTGCTGGAAGCATGCCTGCGCTCCGCCGAGCAGCGCGTACGCGTCGAGCTGCAGCCGGTATCGGCCGGCTCGGCCGAGGCTGCCGCGGCTGTCGAAGCCATGGATTCCGCCGATGGCGCGGGCTCAGTCCCTGCGTCCGATTCTTTCCAATCGAAAGGAGACCCCTCATGA
- a CDS encoding aldo/keto reductase, whose amino-acid sequence MKTIAVPGVAKPISALMKGSDYFTNDGYEHAAANLDAFLAAGGNAVDTAHIYSGGQSEAVIGRYMEERGNRSELVILTKGSHHDETGPRVNAEAIRSDLMTSLERLRTDHVELYALHRDDPSVPVGAIVEALHEHVEAGRIGAIGGSNWTWQRLQEANAYAAAHGLTGFTFSSPNLSLAKAKEPFWAGCVSADEETLRWHEREQLPLFSWSSQARGFFTGRFGPEDRSNADLVRVFYSDANWERLRRAGELAAEKGVSTIQIALAYVLNQPFPTCALIGAQNPGELRSCRDGVEIALSPAELAWLDLQAETR is encoded by the coding sequence ATGAAGACGATCGCTGTCCCTGGAGTCGCCAAGCCGATCAGCGCGCTGATGAAGGGCTCGGATTACTTTACGAACGACGGGTACGAGCACGCGGCGGCCAACCTCGACGCCTTCCTCGCCGCCGGCGGCAACGCCGTCGATACGGCGCATATCTATAGCGGCGGGCAGAGCGAGGCCGTCATCGGCCGCTACATGGAGGAGCGCGGCAACCGCTCCGAGCTCGTCATCCTGACGAAAGGCTCCCATCACGACGAGACCGGTCCGCGCGTGAACGCCGAAGCGATCCGCAGCGACCTGATGACGAGCCTCGAGCGGCTGCGCACCGATCATGTCGAGCTGTACGCGCTGCACCGCGACGACCCGTCCGTGCCGGTCGGCGCCATCGTCGAAGCGCTCCACGAGCATGTCGAAGCCGGCCGCATCGGCGCGATCGGCGGCTCCAACTGGACGTGGCAGCGGCTGCAGGAGGCGAATGCCTACGCCGCCGCCCATGGCTTGACGGGGTTCACGTTCAGCAGCCCCAACCTGAGCCTCGCCAAGGCGAAGGAGCCGTTTTGGGCCGGCTGCGTCTCCGCCGACGAAGAGACGCTGCGCTGGCATGAGCGCGAGCAGCTGCCGCTGTTCTCGTGGTCGTCGCAGGCTCGCGGCTTCTTCACCGGCCGCTTCGGGCCGGAGGACCGCAGCAACGCCGATCTCGTGCGCGTGTTCTACAGCGACGCCAACTGGGAGCGGCTGCGCCGCGCGGGCGAGCTGGCTGCGGAGAAAGGCGTCAGCACGATCCAGATCGCGCTCGCCTACGTGCTGAACCAGCCGTTCCCGACCTGCGCGCTGATCGGCGCGCAGAACCCGGGCGAGCTGCGCTCCTGCCGCGACGGCGTCGAGATCGCGCTCTCCCCCGCCGAGCTGGCATGGCTCGACCTGCAGGCGGAGACGCGCTAG
- a CDS encoding VanZ family protein, translating into MSMRGERTMPGSGTLRATGRMNATAKRKKEWKKHEAGPSRRRSVFDRLFTMAVSVLLVAYGWILIKVILLKLGTGDIGFLADQLRHSMSEPGLVLERVRRGNLEPFSQIRSDWDGGSSIGRLNLFGNLLIFIPFGMLLRIALRRKALRLLGAAAVSFAASLALECSQALFGIGTFDVDDLILNTAGGLFGAMAAGAALLLPRLLRKRGRGA; encoded by the coding sequence ATGAGCATGCGAGGAGAGAGGACGATGCCCGGAAGCGGCACGCTGAGGGCGACGGGCCGAATGAACGCAACGGCGAAGCGGAAGAAAGAATGGAAGAAGCATGAGGCCGGCCCGTCACGGCGACGTTCGGTCTTCGACCGCCTGTTCACGATGGCGGTATCCGTCCTGCTTGTGGCGTACGGATGGATCCTCATCAAGGTCATCCTGCTCAAGCTCGGCACGGGCGACATCGGCTTCCTCGCGGATCAGCTGAGGCATTCCATGAGCGAGCCGGGACTCGTGCTGGAGCGGGTCCGCCGCGGCAATCTGGAGCCGTTCAGCCAGATCCGCAGCGACTGGGACGGAGGCAGCTCGATCGGACGGCTCAACCTGTTCGGCAACCTCCTCATCTTCATCCCGTTCGGGATGCTGCTGCGGATCGCGCTGCGTCGCAAGGCCCTTCGCCTGCTCGGAGCGGCTGCCGTCAGCTTCGCGGCCAGCCTCGCGCTGGAGTGCTCCCAGGCGCTGTTCGGCATCGGTACGTTCGACGTGGACGACTTGATCCTCAATACGGCAGGCGGGCTGTTCGGGGCGATGGCTGCGGGAGCGGCGCTGCTCCTGCCGCGTCTCCTGCGGAAGCGGGGCAGAGGCGCGTAG
- a CDS encoding M15 family metallopeptidase: MQKTRWRTIGVAAGLAVALAGSLHGCGLAERLAAGIGAGEEQAGAGTDTAQAPGGAAGTGMGDDASRKDGSSKANGAAGAAGADSGGAEAGKRLAAGPDEASTGTLVLVNRDHGMQPEAGELDLVRLSKQPGDLRLAEGAQDAKLSREAADRFAELVAAAREDGVDGLVVNSAYRSVQEQERLYREQGPDYALPAGHSEHNTGLALDVGSVYGRMESAEEGRWMREHAWQHGFILRYPEDKTEVTGIQYEPWHFRYVGLPHSEIIQERGLALEEYIELLREEKELRVESLGETYSILWQEARPGGAVSVAKGSAAARSGDNAGGVIVTSRREEGAG; this comes from the coding sequence ATGCAGAAGACGCGATGGCGTACGATCGGGGTCGCAGCCGGACTTGCGGTCGCGCTGGCGGGCAGCCTGCACGGCTGCGGCCTGGCGGAGCGGCTGGCCGCCGGCATCGGCGCAGGGGAAGAGCAGGCAGGCGCGGGGACGGACACGGCGCAGGCGCCTGGCGGCGCGGCCGGCACGGGCATGGGGGATGACGCGAGCCGCAAGGACGGTTCAAGCAAGGCGAACGGAGCGGCCGGCGCGGCTGGCGCGGACAGCGGCGGCGCAGAGGCCGGCAAGCGGCTGGCGGCGGGACCGGACGAGGCTTCAACCGGCACGTTGGTGCTCGTCAACCGCGACCACGGCATGCAGCCGGAGGCCGGCGAGCTTGATCTCGTCCGCCTGTCCAAGCAGCCGGGCGATCTGCGGCTGGCGGAAGGGGCACAGGATGCCAAGCTGTCGCGCGAGGCGGCGGACCGCTTCGCGGAGCTGGTCGCGGCGGCTCGCGAGGACGGCGTCGACGGGCTCGTCGTCAACAGCGCTTACCGCTCCGTCCAAGAGCAGGAACGGCTGTACCGCGAGCAAGGACCGGACTATGCGCTGCCTGCAGGGCATAGCGAGCACAATACCGGCCTGGCGCTCGACGTCGGCTCCGTATACGGCCGGATGGAGTCCGCCGAGGAGGGGCGCTGGATGCGGGAGCATGCCTGGCAGCACGGCTTCATCCTGCGCTATCCCGAAGACAAGACCGAGGTGACCGGCATCCAGTACGAGCCGTGGCATTTCCGCTACGTCGGCTTGCCGCATAGCGAGATCATCCAGGAGCGCGGCCTCGCGCTGGAGGAATACATCGAGCTGCTCCGGGAGGAGAAGGAGCTTCGCGTGGAATCGCTCGGCGAGACCTACTCGATTCTCTGGCAAGAAGCGAGACCCGGCGGAGCGGTGTCCGTGGCCAAAGGGAGCGCAGCGGCGCGCTCGGGAGACAATGCCGGCGGCGTCATCGTGACGTCGCGGCGGGAGGAGGGAGCGGGATGA
- a CDS encoding sensor histidine kinase: MPRATRSFRFRMIVLLALSMGLAGLATYVAYKLLQAYYTSSVRLEDESVVRLRQFIRYVGDFNFFLFLFIPLAVLFFYALSSPYARYFKQISGGIRALAEGDFERRIEIRSGDEFQSIAEDLGQAGEKLRQAVQRGDFAESSKDQLVLNLAHDLRTPLTSVVGYLDYVLKDDGLTPEQKRHYLGIAANKAQRLERLIDELFEVTRLQHGQLPLERAELDLAELLSQLSEEMQPLFEKNGLEARLELAQPLPVQADGDLLARVFENLAVNAARYGGDGRYVDFRCFAEGDEAVAQIVNYGSRIEPEELPHLFEMFYTGDKSRQSSSGGTGIGLFIARNIVERHGGTISARSDIVRTIFEVRLPGTGTPKAQVLEKV; the protein is encoded by the coding sequence ATGCCTAGGGCGACCCGCAGCTTCCGCTTTCGCATGATCGTGCTGCTCGCGCTCAGCATGGGGCTAGCCGGACTGGCGACGTACGTCGCGTACAAGCTGCTGCAAGCATACTACACCTCCTCCGTGCGGCTTGAGGACGAGTCGGTCGTCCGCCTGAGGCAGTTCATCCGGTATGTCGGCGACTTCAACTTCTTCCTGTTCCTCTTCATCCCGCTCGCCGTGCTGTTCTTCTACGCGCTTTCCTCGCCGTACGCCCGCTATTTCAAGCAGATATCGGGCGGCATCCGCGCGCTCGCGGAGGGCGACTTCGAGCGCCGGATCGAGATCCGCTCCGGCGACGAGTTCCAGTCGATCGCCGAGGACCTGGGACAGGCAGGGGAAAAGCTCCGCCAGGCGGTGCAGAGGGGAGACTTCGCCGAGAGCAGCAAGGACCAGCTCGTGCTCAATCTCGCGCATGACCTGCGCACGCCGCTCACCTCGGTTGTCGGCTACCTCGATTACGTGCTCAAGGACGACGGCTTGACGCCGGAGCAGAAGCGCCATTACCTCGGCATCGCGGCGAACAAGGCGCAGCGGCTCGAACGGCTCATCGACGAGCTGTTCGAGGTGACTCGCCTGCAGCACGGGCAGCTTCCGCTGGAGCGCGCGGAGCTGGATTTGGCGGAGCTGCTGTCGCAGCTCAGCGAGGAAATGCAGCCGCTGTTCGAAAAAAACGGCCTCGAGGCCCGGCTGGAGCTGGCGCAGCCGCTGCCCGTGCAGGCGGACGGCGACCTGCTCGCGCGCGTCTTCGAGAACCTCGCCGTCAACGCGGCGCGCTACGGCGGGGATGGACGCTACGTGGACTTCCGCTGCTTCGCGGAGGGAGACGAGGCGGTCGCGCAGATCGTCAACTACGGCAGCCGGATCGAGCCGGAGGAGCTGCCGCATCTGTTCGAGATGTTCTACACCGGGGACAAGTCGAGGCAAAGCAGCTCCGGGGGAACCGGCATCGGCCTGTTCATCGCCCGCAACATCGTCGAGCGCCACGGCGGGACGATCTCTGCCCGCAGCGACATCGTGCGGACGATCTTCGAGGTGAGGCTGCCGGGAACCGGGACGCCGAAGGCGCAAGTTTTAGAAAAAGTTTAG
- a CDS encoding response regulator transcription factor produces the protein MDNQATILIAEDESEIAELIELHLQKEGFRIVKAKDGLEALEAVEGGGIDLAVMDLMMPGIDGLEATRRIRSAHALPILMLSARTSDFDKISGLVIGADDYMTKPFNPLELVARVKAQLRRSALLAQPKAEDSGRIEAAGLVLDPAGRSVQLYGRELELTPKEFDLLHVLARHPGQVFSGEQLFRQVWKEGYYEGTNTVMVHIRSLRRKLGADKDKWIKTVWGVGYKFHA, from the coding sequence ATGGACAATCAAGCGACGATCCTGATCGCAGAGGACGAGTCCGAGATCGCGGAGCTGATCGAGCTTCACCTGCAAAAAGAAGGCTTCCGCATCGTGAAGGCGAAGGACGGGCTCGAGGCGCTCGAAGCGGTCGAGGGCGGCGGCATCGACCTGGCGGTGATGGACCTCATGATGCCCGGCATCGACGGGCTGGAGGCGACGCGCCGCATCCGCTCGGCGCATGCGCTGCCGATCCTGATGCTGAGCGCGCGCACGTCGGACTTCGACAAAATCTCGGGGCTCGTCATCGGCGCGGACGACTACATGACGAAGCCGTTCAATCCGCTGGAGCTGGTCGCGCGCGTCAAGGCCCAGCTGCGCCGCAGCGCGCTGCTCGCCCAGCCGAAGGCGGAGGACAGCGGGCGCATCGAGGCGGCCGGCCTCGTCCTCGACCCGGCTGGCCGCAGCGTTCAGCTGTACGGCCGGGAGCTGGAGCTGACGCCGAAGGAATTCGATCTGCTCCACGTTTTGGCGCGCCATCCGGGGCAGGTGTTCAGCGGCGAGCAGCTTTTCCGGCAGGTGTGGAAGGAAGGCTACTACGAAGGCACGAACACGGTGATGGTCCATATCCGCTCGCTGCGGCGCAAGCTCGGGGCGGACAAGGACAAGTGGATCAAGACCGTATGGGGAGTGGGGTACAAGTTCCATGCCTAG
- a CDS encoding N-acetylmannosamine-6-phosphate 2-epimerase: MLERIRGGLVVSCQALEDEPLHSPYIMSRMAAAAERGGAAGIRANSREDILAIRGATALPVVGIVKRDYPGSEVFITATRRELEELLTTGCEMIALDATDRPRPGGETLEALVAYCRRRSPGVQLMADVSSLEEAAEAERLGFDCVSATLYGYTPATRGRHLYDDDFGFLRRLVAQCGIPVVAEGNVLTPDMYRRCLAAGAHAVVVGGAITRPQLIVERFLQA, from the coding sequence ATGCTGGAGCGGATTCGCGGCGGTCTCGTCGTCTCCTGCCAGGCGCTGGAGGACGAGCCGCTGCACAGCCCCTACATCATGTCGAGGATGGCGGCCGCCGCCGAGCGCGGAGGAGCGGCGGGCATCCGCGCCAACTCCCGCGAGGACATCCTGGCGATCCGCGGCGCGACGGCGCTGCCGGTCGTCGGCATCGTCAAGCGCGACTATCCCGGCAGCGAGGTGTTCATCACGGCGACGCGGCGCGAGCTGGAGGAGCTGCTGACGACCGGCTGCGAGATGATCGCCCTGGATGCGACCGACCGGCCGCGTCCCGGAGGCGAGACGCTGGAGGCGCTCGTCGCCTATTGCCGGCGGCGCAGCCCCGGCGTGCAGCTGATGGCCGACGTGTCCTCGCTGGAGGAGGCGGCGGAGGCCGAACGTCTCGGCTTCGACTGCGTCTCGGCTACGCTGTACGGCTACACGCCGGCGACGCGCGGCCGCCATCTGTACGACGACGACTTCGGGTTCCTGCGGCGTCTCGTGGCGCAGTGCGGCATTCCGGTCGTCGCCGAGGGCAACGTGCTGACGCCGGATATGTACCGGCGCTGCCTCGCGGCCGGGGCGCATGCGGTCGTCGTCGGCGGCGCGATCACCCGGCCGCAGCTCATCGTGGAGCGGTTTTTGCAGGCGTGA